A section of the Spirochaetota bacterium genome encodes:
- a CDS encoding ABC transporter permease has product MRKLYFIFSEIRNNFKKTELIIPQLFSLFIPILMFYYGYSKMGYFEYSKIIISGYLFSQLLSISSTAVIFLTVDLTIGSLNYYFSLPFSSKEVISMKFISSYFLSFVLGLLSFSLSNLILYKIFDYRLIYIVLLILIQIILLTGFICILTIIIKDITKLGLILSISSTVLIYFSPVYFSEKIFNPIIKKIIYLNPLYFPIVFLRQLINNFFDIKIFIILIFQAFLYQFIAFLMLHRRVVKSL; this is encoded by the coding sequence ATGAGAAAGTTATATTTTATATTTAGTGAGATAAGAAATAATTTTAAAAAAACTGAGTTAATAATACCCCAATTATTTTCTCTTTTTATCCCTATCCTAATGTTTTATTATGGATATTCTAAGATGGGGTATTTTGAATATTCTAAAATCATAATTTCAGGATATTTATTTTCTCAATTATTATCAATTTCTTCAACAGCAGTAATTTTTTTAACAGTAGATTTGACTATAGGATCACTTAATTACTATTTTTCATTACCATTTTCTTCAAAAGAAGTTATTTCAATGAAATTTATAAGTTCCTATTTTTTATCATTTGTTTTAGGGCTTTTATCTTTTAGTTTATCTAATTTAATTTTATATAAAATTTTTGATTACAGATTAATATATATTGTTTTATTAATATTAATTCAAATTATTTTATTAACAGGTTTTATCTGTATTCTTACAATAATTATTAAAGATATTACTAAACTTGGTTTGATTTTATCAATTTCATCAACTGTTCTTATTTATTTTTCTCCTGTTTATTTTTCAGAAAAAATATTTAATCCAATTATAAAAAAAATTATTTATTTAAATCCACTATATTTTCCAATTGTTTTTTTAAGACAACTCATAAATAATTTTTTTGACATAAAAATTTTTATTATTTTAATTTTTCAAGCTTTTTTATATCAATTTATTGCATTTTTAATGCTTCATAGAAGAGTTGTAAAAAGTTTATAG
- a CDS encoding ATP-binding cassette domain-containing protein, which translates to MRALNQIIFDNLGKKYNNKIIFENISFNIKKGEVIKIDGSNGCGKSTLLRCISGISKLDKGKIYIKTDKGKTVINPDSSFYKSTVSLCSQQMTLKNEKYPIEAIYGYIKYFRREIKKDEIFHYFELFNISLDDQKRKIYQLSGGTQRKLELIKTLLVNSDFLLFDEPLAGIDKKNKEIVLKKIERLKSEGKGIIIIEHGDYFESIIDKKYILENKKLWEVSKMEEIISIEIENAKDIDVNEIKLIDGVLDAQIEEVEEENKDFDKLKDKLGNLDLSNAITIKLDSSNIDKDNDYSTILEKAGIDPKKVKSMEVLNLKNTIQKKFLLKLKILKDKRKKILLELMDYLDRKSVIYKNISL; encoded by the coding sequence ATGAGAGCATTAAATCAAATAATATTTGATAATTTAGGAAAAAAATACAATAATAAAATAATATTTGAAAATATTTCATTTAATATTAAAAAAGGGGAAGTAATTAAAATCGATGGTTCCAATGGATGTGGAAAGAGTACACTTCTTAGATGTATTTCAGGTATTTCTAAATTAGATAAGGGTAAGATTTATATAAAAACTGATAAAGGTAAAACTGTCATAAATCCAGATTCAAGCTTTTATAAATCTACAGTTAGCCTCTGTTCTCAGCAAATGACTCTAAAAAATGAAAAATATCCTATAGAAGCAATTTATGGATATATTAAATATTTTAGAAGAGAAATAAAAAAAGATGAAATATTTCATTATTTTGAGCTTTTTAATATATCACTTGATGATCAAAAGAGAAAAATTTATCAACTTTCTGGGGGTACACAAAGAAAATTGGAGTTAATAAAAACTTTATTAGTAAATAGTGATTTTTTATTATTTGATGAACCATTAGCAGGAATAGATAAAAAAAATAAAGAAATTGTATTAAAAAAAATAGAAAGATTAAAATCAGAAGGTAAAGGCATAATAATAATTGAACATGGAGATTATTTTGAATCAATTATTGATAAAAAATATATTTTAGAAAATAAAAAATTATGGGAGGTAAGTAAAATGGAAGAGATTATTTCTATTGAAATTGAAAATGCAAAAGATATTGATGTAAATGAAATTAAACTTATTGATGGAGTACTTGATGCTCAAATTGAAGAAGTAGAAGAAGAGAATAAAGATTTTGATAAATTAAAAGATAAATTAGGAAATCTAGATTTATCAAATGCAATAACTATTAAATTAGATTCTTCTAATATAGATAAAGATAATGATTATAGCACTATTCTTGAGAAAGCTGGAATAGATCCTAAAAAGGTTAAATCAATGGAGGTATTAAATTTAAAAAATACTATCCAAAAAAAGTTTTTGTTAAAATTAAAGATTTTAAAGGATAAAAGAAAAAAAATTCTTTTAGAACTTATGGATTATTTAGATAGAAAATCTGTAATATATAAAAATATTTCTTTATAA
- a CDS encoding RluA family pseudouridine synthase: MIKIIIDDFTKEKRLDKFLIGYFNNASKNFIYKIIRKKKVKVNDKKVDIYYKLKKGDEIKIYISDELLEKNKKEVTEFYKVEEYFLKIIYEDNNIIVVYKPKGVIVHSDQNEKYWILQEFIIKYLIDKNEYNPKINNFVPSPVHRIDRNTEGLVIFAKNYKSHSFISSLFKEKKIEKIYYAFVYGKLEKKIELNLNLIKDEKLKKVFVGKGGILSKTIVEPIKYNDNYSFVKILIETGKMHQIRVSLSHAGYPIIGDDKYGKKEKNKMLKRNLKIDGQLLFANRISFPENIEDKEFKYLERKVFEDRFAYNLIYVKNYFGF; the protein is encoded by the coding sequence ATGATAAAAATTATTATAGATGATTTTACAAAAGAAAAGAGACTTGATAAATTTTTAATAGGATATTTTAACAATGCATCTAAAAATTTTATTTATAAAATTATAAGAAAAAAGAAAGTTAAAGTAAATGATAAAAAAGTTGATATTTATTATAAATTAAAGAAAGGAGATGAGATAAAAATATATATTTCAGATGAATTATTAGAGAAAAATAAAAAAGAGGTTACAGAATTCTATAAGGTAGAAGAATATTTTTTGAAAATTATATATGAAGATAATAATATCATTGTAGTTTATAAGCCAAAAGGAGTTATTGTTCATTCTGATCAAAATGAAAAGTATTGGATACTTCAAGAATTTATAATAAAATATTTAATAGATAAAAATGAATATAATCCAAAGATAAATAATTTTGTCCCTTCCCCCGTTCATAGAATAGATAGAAATACAGAAGGTCTTGTTATTTTTGCTAAAAACTATAAATCTCATAGTTTTATAAGTAGTTTATTTAAAGAAAAAAAAATTGAAAAAATTTACTATGCTTTTGTTTATGGAAAGCTTGAAAAAAAAATAGAATTAAATTTGAACCTTATAAAAGATGAGAAATTAAAAAAAGTTTTTGTTGGTAAAGGCGGTATTCTTTCAAAAACAATAGTAGAACCAATTAAATATAATGATAATTATTCATTTGTTAAGATTTTAATAGAGACAGGTAAGATGCATCAAATAAGAGTAAGTCTTTCTCATGCAGGTTATCCTATTATCGGAGATGATAAGTATGGTAAAAAAGAAAAGAATAAAATGTTAAAAAGGAATTTAAAAATAGATGGACAACTTCTTTTTGCAAATAGAATCTCTTTCCCTGAAAATATAGAGGATAAAGAGTTCAAATATTTAGAGAGAAAAGTTTTTGAAGATAGATTTGCATATAATCTTATTTATGTAAAAAACTATTTTGGTTTTTAA
- a CDS encoding aspartate 1-decarboxylase encodes MLRKFLRVKIHRATVTFSDLNYVGSITIDENIMKEAGLLENEVVSIYNINNGERFETYVIKGEAGSGIIGINGAAARKVQVGDKIIIVNYVYLYENEINSLKPKILIMNDENKIEKIL; translated from the coding sequence ATGTTAAGAAAATTTTTAAGAGTCAAAATACACAGAGCCACTGTAACATTTTCTGATTTAAACTATGTTGGTTCAATAACCATAGATGAAAATATTATGAAAGAAGCTGGATTACTTGAAAATGAAGTTGTCTCAATTTATAATATAAACAATGGAGAAAGGTTTGAAACTTATGTAATTAAAGGAGAGGCAGGTTCAGGAATTATAGGAATAAACGGTGCAGCTGCAAGAAAAGTTCAAGTTGGTGATAAGATTATTATTGTTAATTATGTATATTTATATGAAAATGAAATAAACTCATTAAAACCAAAAATTTTAATTATGAATGATGAAAATAAAATTGAAAAAATTTTATAA
- a CDS encoding flagellar filament outer layer protein FlaA: MKLKKLIFLLAICSLILNFQTINLKAQQNLQKNELLVSKVLEDFETNDKDWKAEGSKYTSKGYPIVKPKVESWPEALFGRKGDPNNKYCLGVKTSYFRMGYNELKLFPKENISVPGIAKAFYIWVWGANFAYDLEMQVKDYKGITHTLPIARLAYLGWRCHKIVVPDFIPQLKQTLPRIQNLLFERFTIWSLPGSQLEGFNAFFDHFTVLTDVAYETFDGDDLNDPSIFEKK; the protein is encoded by the coding sequence ATGAAACTAAAAAAACTCATTTTCTTGCTAGCAATTTGTTCTTTAATTTTAAACTTTCAAACTATAAACTTAAAAGCTCAACAAAACTTACAAAAAAATGAATTATTGGTTTCAAAAGTTTTAGAAGACTTTGAAACAAACGATAAAGATTGGAAAGCTGAAGGTTCTAAATATACATCTAAAGGGTATCCTATTGTTAAACCTAAAGTTGAAAGCTGGCCTGAAGCTTTATTCGGGAGAAAAGGTGATCCAAATAACAAATATTGTTTAGGGGTTAAAACTTCATATTTTAGAATGGGATACAACGAACTTAAGTTATTTCCCAAAGAAAATATTAGTGTTCCTGGAATAGCTAAAGCTTTTTATATCTGGGTGTGGGGTGCCAATTTTGCTTATGATTTAGAAATGCAAGTTAAAGATTATAAAGGAATAACTCACACTTTACCAATTGCAAGACTTGCTTATTTAGGGTGGAGATGCCATAAAATTGTGGTACCTGATTTTATTCCTCAACTTAAACAAACATTGCCAAGAATTCAAAATTTATTATTTGAAAGATTTACTATCTGGTCATTACCTGGATCTCAACTTGAAGGCTTTAATGCATTTTTTGATCATTTTACTGTTTTAACTGATGTAGCATATGAAACTTTCGATGGTGATGATTTAAATGATCCATCTATATTTGAGAAAAAATAG